Proteins co-encoded in one Nicotiana sylvestris chromosome 7, ASM39365v2, whole genome shotgun sequence genomic window:
- the LOC138873708 gene encoding uncharacterized protein — MARSRPQEPENSNSNELIIQDEKGDRIHATIGRHVMRIFKIKVHEMGLYVMKNFVVGPNNLKIKTNKHKLKLTFPHRASVNEINNPRFSLNIFNFNPYEYLINQFEVDENELFDVIGEVIDHGNVESYNQDDKTSIFMNLELEDHEYACNHELN, encoded by the exons ATGGCACGTTCCAGACCGCAAGAACCAGAAAATTCTAATTcaaatgaattaattattcaagatGAAAAG gGAGATCGAATTCATGCAACTATTGGTAGACATGTTATGCGTATTTTCAAAATAAAAGTACATGAAATGGGATTGTATGTTATGAAAAACTTTGTGGTTGGACCAAACAATCTGAAAATTAAGACCAACAAGCATAAATTGAAACTGACATTTCCTCATAGGGCGAGTGTGAATGAAATTAATAATCCACGGTTTAGTTTGAATATCTTCAACTTTAATCCTTATGAGTATCTCATAAATCAATTTGAGGTTGATGAGAATGAACTATTCG ATGTCATAGGAGAAGTTATTGATCATGGTAACGTAGAATCATACAATCAAGATGATAAAACAAGTATCTTCATGAATTTGGAGCTTGAGGATCATGAGTATGCTTGCAACCATGAATTGAATTAG
- the LOC104239659 gene encoding protein RETICULATA-RELATED 3, chloroplastic-like, with the protein MSAVAQLRYSLLPGHFQNQSRYFSGAASRFSDNTFAKNLNFNPLRTSHVGSKQWGSDFLQVSCAGGGDIGMGRGSGGGDSGNGDWSGGGESDDSKSLWDGFGPIGAFVNGWRSRVAADSQFPFKVLMEELVGVTACVIGDMASRPNFGLNELDFVFSTLVVGSILNFVLMYLLAPTAAVSSQALPLIFASCPTSHMFEPGAYGLMSRVGTLLYKGTLFAAVGFAAGLVGTAISNGLIMIRKKMDPNFETPNKPPPTLLNAGTWALHMGVSSNLRYQTLNGVEFLLAKALPPVVFKTSVVILRCLNNVAGGMSFVILAKVTGSQSVEEKAVTVEDGVAAEKERLLNQSDSASK; encoded by the coding sequence ATGTCGGCAGTGGCTCAACTTCGCTACTCTCTACTTCCCGGCCACTTTCAGAATCAAAGTCGTTACTTTTCTGGTGCCGCATCCAGATTTTCTGACAATACATTTGCGAAAAATCTTAACTTTAACCCTTTAAGAACCAGCCATGTAGGTTCTAAACAATGGGGCTCTGATTTCCTTCAGGTTTCTTGTGCTGGGGGTGGTGACATTGGGATGGGACGAGGTAGTGGGGGTGGGGATAGTGGTAATGGAGATTGGAGTGGTGGGGGTGAATCAGATGATTCTAAGTCTTTGTGGGATGGTTTTGGACCGATTGGTGCTTTTGTTAATGGCTGGAGATCAAGAGTTGCTGCCGATTCTCAGTTCCCTTTTAAGGTTCTTATGGAGGAATTGGTTGGTGTGACTGCTTGTGTCATTGGAGACATGGCATCTCGTCCTAACTTTGGACTTAATGAATTGGATTTTGTGTTTTCCACGCTTGTTGTTGGTTCCATTCTGAATTTTGTGTTGATGTATCTATTGGCACCGACAGCAGCTGTTTCTAGTCAAGCTCTGCCTTTGATTTTCGCTAGTTGTCCAACAAGCCACATGTTTGAGCCTGGTGCTTATGGTTTGATGAGTCGGGTTGGGACATTGCTTTATAAAGGAACTCTGTTTGCTGCTGTTGGGTTTGCTGCTGGACTTGTTGGAACTGCAATTTCTAATGGTTTAATCATGATAAGGAAGAAGATGGATCCTAATTTCGAAACACCAAATAAGCCTCCTCCAACACTTTTAAATGCTGGAACTTGGGCACTTCATATGGGTGTTAGCAGTAATTTAAGATACCAAACGCTTAATGGTGTTGAGTTCTTGCTAGCCAAAGCTCTCCCTCCTGTGGTGTTTAAGACATCGGTTGTGATTTTGAGATGCTTGAACAATGTTGCTGGTGGAATGTCGTTTGTCATTTTGGCAAAGGTGACGGGGTCTCAGAGTGTAGAGGAAAAGGCAGTTACTGTGGAAGATGGAGTAGCGGCAGAGAAAGAAAGGTTGCTGAATCAGAGCGATTCTGCTTCAAAGTGA